The Flaviflexus equikiangi genome contains the following window.
AGCATTCTCAGTCATGCCGACATCATAGTGGCACACGGGCGGACCATGATTGTTGGTAGTGTGACGACATGCGGATTGTGCAGGTATCAGCCCATTTCCCACCCGATTTCGTGTCCGGTGGAACCCTCATGCCACAGCGCTGCGCCACGATGATGGCGGAGGGGGGTCATGATTCGTACGTGTTCGCGGGAGACCTCAATTCGCTGGGCCCCCTCGAAGAGAAGGACACGATCGAGAACGGCATACCGGTCCATTGGATCGGCATCTCCCCCTTTCTCAGCTGGGCCGACACGAAGAACTTCGACAATCCCGAGGTGGCGCGCGCCTTCTCCGCCTATCTCGCCAAGGTCCGGCCAGACGTCGTCCACTTCCACTCGATACAGACTCTCGGCGGCGGTCTGCTCGATGCGGCACGGAAGGCCGGCGCCTCGATCGTCGTGACGATGCACGACTTCTGGTGGATCTGCTCGCGGCAGTTCCTCGTCAACCAGGACTTCGAGCCCTGCTCCATCGTCCGCGACTGTGGAGAGTGCCCTTGCGCCATCAACGAAGCATGGTTGTCGAAGAGAAACGCGTGGCTGGCCAAGCGCCTGGCACAGGCGGACCTGATCCTCGTTCCATCCGCCGCCATGGGGCAGGCTGTCATCGCCAACGGTGTGCCCTCCCGGCTCGTGCGAGTCAACGAGAACGGTGTCGAGCTGAGCCCGGTGCGCTCCAAGAATCGCTCCGGGGCGGTGCGCTTCCTCTATGCTGGCGGCGATGATCGCCTGAAGGGGTTCGATGTCCTGCGCGATGCGGCGAGAACCGCTACCGTGGAGCCGGGCACCAGCCTCGACATCTATGGGGCCCGTCTCGACGATGCTCCGAGATGGGTGCACTGCCATCCAGCGTTCGATCCGACTGAGCTCGATTCGATCCTTGCCGATCACGATGTCCTCCTGCTCCCGTCCCTCGCGCGGGAATCGCACTCGATACTGACGAGAGAGGCATTGAGTGCGGGACTTGCCGTCGTGACCTCGAATACTCCGGGCCCCTCGGAGGCTGTCCGGGACGGGTTCAATGGTCGAGTCATCGGCGCGGGCTCCGTCGACCAGCTGAGGGCCGCGATCGAGGAGCTCTCGGACGAGCGGAGGGCCGCCGCGCTCATGGGGAGGGGATCGGTGTCCGAAACCGTCACTCCGGACGATCAGATGGCGGAGCTGGAGGGCTACTATCGGTCTCTCGTCGCGGGCCGAGACGCGAGCCTCGGTACGACGGGAGAAGCGATCGGACAGCTCATCCGTGACGTCGTCTACGTCATCGGCATCCAGGGCGCCCCCGCGCGCTACCGCGCACATCTCCCAGCCGAGGCGCTCGCAACGCGGGGAATCCGAACATCGGTCTA
Protein-coding sequences here:
- a CDS encoding glycosyltransferase — its product is MRIVQVSAHFPPDFVSGGTLMPQRCATMMAEGGHDSYVFAGDLNSLGPLEEKDTIENGIPVHWIGISPFLSWADTKNFDNPEVARAFSAYLAKVRPDVVHFHSIQTLGGGLLDAARKAGASIVVTMHDFWWICSRQFLVNQDFEPCSIVRDCGECPCAINEAWLSKRNAWLAKRLAQADLILVPSAAMGQAVIANGVPSRLVRVNENGVELSPVRSKNRSGAVRFLYAGGDDRLKGFDVLRDAARTATVEPGTSLDIYGARLDDAPRWVHCHPAFDPTELDSILADHDVLLLPSLARESHSILTREALSAGLAVVTSNTPGPSEAVRDGFNGRVIGAGSVDQLRAAIEELSDERRAAALMGRGSVSETVTPDDQMAELEGYYRSLVAGRDASLGTTGEAIGQLIRDVVYVIGIQGAPARYRAHLPAEALATRGIRTSVYFYRDPVLPGRVLEADAVVFYRVPATPQILALMESIRSAERTIPILGDVDDLIFDPEIEPLLDNLSSLSDEERDLWREGIHRYRTTLEYCDYFIGSTATVSHEAERLIGIPSHTLHNGVSALLAKVSERELSRERREGQIRIGFFSGTKTHDADWASIEPAIAEVLSARPDVELWLGGLVVPTAILDPFADRIVRLPLVPWYELPGYLRDVDISLAPLTGGSIFNEAKSAIKWLEAALVETPTVASPTQPFREAIRNGETGFLAETVDEWKAHILALVDDAGLRSRIGSTARQEALLTRSPAIQGEEAEAILREAWVHVGQHGHRAHSTFPPVTRDEPFTPLAAEVEPYRLESGPGSVRAKRALRQVVASVRHDGPRVTAAKIARRLRAASARL